From a region of the Paenibacillus lutimineralis genome:
- the dprA gene encoding DNA-processing protein DprA yields the protein MVDKNEVLIALHEVNGLGWRRIEEIVKRDAGWVQAYQFSASDWMERGLEAELALWMTQQFTLNWIEERLERMARKRIRPVTIYHEKYPLLMKETVRPPWVLYTIGDMKLLSALSVAIVGTRIPTAYGRKVAAGLTKGLCDRGITVVSGMARGIDGVCHEAALNCGGRTIAVLGTAIDIAYPPEHNSLYRRIAESGLIISEYPIGMKGHPGMFPQRNRIIAGISRGTVVVEADARSGSLITADAALEEDRDVFAVPGPITSPKSRGTLELLKQGAKMVTDVNDILEEYQAFLSYSRVTSEKISEVCELTDEEQRIYDMLQQGINHFDDLLLQTSWDFGLLHSVLLSLIMKKAAVQLPGSVYKII from the coding sequence ATGGTGGATAAAAATGAAGTATTGATCGCATTGCATGAAGTGAATGGTCTCGGATGGAGGCGGATTGAGGAAATCGTTAAGAGAGATGCCGGTTGGGTACAAGCTTATCAGTTTAGCGCATCTGATTGGATGGAGAGAGGACTCGAGGCGGAATTAGCACTGTGGATGACCCAGCAGTTCACCTTGAATTGGATAGAAGAAAGACTAGAGCGCATGGCGCGTAAACGGATTAGACCGGTAACCATTTATCATGAAAAATACCCACTATTAATGAAGGAAACGGTTCGGCCACCCTGGGTTCTGTACACCATTGGGGATATGAAGCTGCTATCCGCTCTATCTGTAGCGATTGTTGGCACGCGGATTCCAACGGCTTATGGACGAAAAGTAGCCGCAGGGTTAACAAAAGGATTATGTGATAGAGGGATCACAGTTGTCAGTGGTATGGCGCGTGGTATTGACGGAGTATGCCATGAAGCCGCCCTTAACTGCGGTGGAAGAACCATAGCTGTATTGGGGACAGCGATCGATATCGCTTACCCGCCTGAGCATAACTCCTTGTACCGTAGAATCGCTGAGTCTGGATTGATCATTTCGGAATACCCGATCGGCATGAAGGGACATCCGGGAATGTTTCCGCAACGTAACCGTATAATTGCTGGGATTTCCCGTGGTACAGTTGTTGTTGAAGCGGATGCCCGCAGCGGATCGCTTATTACAGCAGATGCTGCATTGGAGGAAGATCGGGACGTATTTGCGGTGCCGGGTCCGATCACTTCGCCGAAGAGCCGGGGGACATTGGAATTACTAAAACAAGGGGCGAAAATGGTCACGGATGTGAACGATATTTTGGAGGAATATCAGGCTTTTTTATCCTACTCACGTGTGACCTCGGAGAAGATATCAGAAGTTTGTGAGTTGACAGATGAGGAGCAGCGCATTTACGATATGTTGCAGCAGGGGATAAATCATTTTGATGATTTACTACTGCAAACGTCATGGGATTTTGGACTTTTACATTCAGTTCTGTTATCTTTAATCATGAAAAAAGCGGCAGTACAGCTGCCGGGTTCTGTTTATAAGATTATATAG